The following are encoded together in the Variovorax sp. PBS-H4 genome:
- a CDS encoding aromatic ring-hydroxylating oxygenase subunit alpha: MNQLKPVEAYVDDRPKDGVFQVHSDIFADPRIFELEQKQIFGKTWCFLALESQLPKPNDYIATYIGTTPILVMRDGKGRLGAFLNICRHKGAVLCRKESGNTKFVVCNYHGWAYTTAGKSADIKDVQGGCYPPSFETDDHDLIPVAKMEVYKGLIFGCLSPDVSPLTEHLGELRTFLDFAMEQGPQGMEFIPGRITYTFNANWKLQMDNGTDFYHLTSTHPSFMEVVQRRENENAGNVEAKMFDWSKRLTQQGGMFGFANGHTMVWLNQPQPERRPVYSRLGEVRERLGDAAAEWMLKLRNITVFPNMQIADATSLLLRTFRPIAPNKTEMRVYCMAPIGEDPEVRAFRLRQFEDFFNVSGFATPDDTTVYEDCQIGFAAGSGGWMQGYQRGMGATVKGPSDAARALGANPEYSVEGPWAIQNETCFHPTYRQWARLMSPVLGSSATTEDTL, encoded by the coding sequence ATGAACCAACTCAAGCCCGTGGAGGCCTACGTGGATGACCGTCCAAAAGACGGCGTGTTCCAGGTCCACTCGGACATCTTCGCCGACCCCAGGATCTTCGAACTGGAGCAGAAGCAGATCTTCGGCAAGACCTGGTGCTTCCTGGCGCTGGAAAGCCAGCTGCCGAAGCCCAATGACTACATCGCCACCTACATCGGCACCACGCCCATACTGGTGATGAGAGATGGCAAAGGCCGGCTGGGGGCCTTTCTCAACATCTGCCGCCACAAGGGCGCGGTGTTGTGCCGCAAGGAAAGCGGCAACACCAAGTTCGTGGTGTGCAATTACCACGGCTGGGCTTACACCACGGCGGGAAAGAGCGCGGACATCAAGGACGTGCAAGGTGGCTGCTATCCGCCGAGTTTCGAGACTGATGACCACGACCTCATTCCGGTCGCGAAGATGGAGGTCTACAAGGGCCTGATCTTCGGCTGCCTCTCGCCCGACGTGAGCCCGCTTACCGAGCACCTGGGTGAGCTGCGCACATTCCTGGATTTCGCGATGGAGCAGGGACCACAGGGCATGGAGTTCATCCCGGGCCGCATCACGTACACGTTCAATGCCAACTGGAAGCTCCAGATGGACAACGGCACGGACTTCTACCACCTGACGTCCACGCACCCGAGCTTCATGGAGGTGGTGCAGCGCCGCGAGAACGAGAACGCGGGCAATGTTGAGGCCAAGATGTTCGACTGGTCCAAACGGCTCACGCAGCAAGGCGGCATGTTCGGCTTCGCCAACGGTCACACGATGGTATGGCTGAACCAGCCGCAGCCCGAGCGCCGTCCGGTGTATTCGCGGCTGGGCGAGGTGCGCGAGCGCCTGGGTGACGCGGCTGCCGAATGGATGCTGAAGCTGCGCAACATCACGGTGTTCCCCAACATGCAGATTGCCGACGCGACCTCGCTGCTGCTGCGCACCTTCCGTCCCATCGCTCCGAACAAGACCGAGATGCGCGTGTACTGCATGGCGCCCATTGGCGAGGATCCAGAGGTGCGCGCGTTCCGTCTGCGGCAGTTCGAGGACTTCTTCAACGTGAGCGGCTTCGCGACACCAGACGACACGACCGTCTACGAGGATTGCCAGATCGGCTTCGCCGCCGGCAGCGGCGGTTGGATGCAGGGCTACCAGCGCGGCATGGGTGCGACGGTCAAGGGACCCAGCGACGCTGCGCGTGCCCTCGGGGCCAATCCCGAGTACAGCGTGGAAGGGCCGTGGGCCATTCAGAACGAGACCTGCTTCCACCCCACCTACCGCCAGTGGGCGCGGCTCATGAGCCCGGTCCTTGGAAGCTCTGCAACGACGGAGGACACGCTGTGA
- a CDS encoding enoyl-CoA hydratase/isomerase family protein, translating to MTVEHNRVATAANSGICLETIGGEARLTLCRPELGNALRIEDIVAATRAIEEAGRMPGVKVLRLYAQGASFCVGRAAEAGARPSLAPESIRGGLVQPILDLYRAIHLLDIISVAQVQGDAHGLGCALMAACDLAVAASSAMFSLPEMHKDLPPTLALSAVLPNVHPKAAASLVLAARTLDAREALAVGLISEMVEASALQQRVDEIVTHTVARHPVAIKAVKRYLRAAGTPTYHTNAELAASLLSSAMSDIRADIQKSTNT from the coding sequence ATGACAGTGGAACACAACAGAGTGGCGACCGCGGCAAACAGCGGGATCTGTTTGGAAACCATCGGCGGTGAGGCCAGGCTCACCTTGTGCCGGCCGGAGCTCGGCAACGCGCTGCGCATCGAAGACATCGTGGCGGCAACCCGCGCGATCGAAGAGGCGGGCCGCATGCCCGGGGTCAAGGTGCTTCGGCTGTACGCGCAAGGCGCGAGCTTCTGCGTGGGGCGGGCCGCTGAAGCTGGCGCCAGGCCCTCGCTTGCGCCCGAGTCCATCCGCGGCGGCCTGGTACAACCCATCCTCGATCTCTACCGCGCGATCCACTTGCTCGACATCATCTCGGTGGCGCAGGTGCAGGGCGATGCGCACGGCCTGGGCTGCGCGCTGATGGCGGCCTGCGATCTGGCGGTCGCTGCATCCAGTGCCATGTTCTCGCTGCCCGAGATGCACAAGGACCTGCCGCCCACACTGGCGCTGTCCGCGGTCCTGCCCAACGTCCATCCCAAGGCTGCCGCGAGTCTCGTGCTCGCCGCCCGGACGCTGGACGCTCGCGAGGCGCTTGCCGTAGGGCTCATCAGCGAGATGGTGGAGGCGTCGGCACTGCAGCAGCGCGTTGATGAGATCGTGACCCATACCGTCGCCCGGCATCCCGTGGCGATCAAGGCCGTAAAGCGCTACCTGCGGGCCGCAGGCACACCGACTTACCACACGAACGCGGAACTGGCGGCGAGCCTCCTCAGCAGCGCCATGTCGGATATCCGCGCGGACATCCAAAAATCCACGAACACCTGA
- a CDS encoding xanthine dehydrogenase family protein molybdopterin-binding subunit, with product MAVLRSPHAHARIVSIDTAGARALPGVHLVHTEADLPESARQPMPILVPNPAIRQLRAQRVLAQGEVCAVGDPIAFVVAENRYIAEDACERIEVAYEELPVAANALDALKAGAPTAHLDAPDNLAAHVTMGFGDVAAAFEGPCISVKETFWQNRGSAHPMETRGYLAELHPSTDELTVWSSGQAPHLEKKSLVELLAWNPEKLRVVMNDVGGGFGPKAMFYPEEAMVCVAACALQRPVKWIEDRREHFLTATQERDQWWTIEMGFESDGRIRGVRLEMVHDNGAWLPWGIIMPWISVTTTPGPYQVPAMSVDLKVVFTNKGPTSPVRGAGRPQAVFAMERILDLGARRLGLDRAELRRRNFIQPEQMPYEVGFIYRDGKPMRYDSGEYPATQAAAMERAGYAGFAERQRKARQEGRFIGIGLANYVEGTGLGPFEGATVRVQQNGRVAVLTGASPQGQGHKTTFAQICADQLNLPLEQIDVVTADTGAVSMGIGTFASRITVTAGNSVYLASRTVRARILSLAAFLMACDAAQLELANGQVTLIGDPSKATSLAELARVSQGMPGFSMPDGMMAGLEDTQYFSPAQSTFCNGTAVVELEVDAEIGQIRILNYVMAHDCGNLINPMIVDGQIQGAVAHGIGNATLEWMQYDDNGQPLTTNFGEYLLPMATDVPQVQAVHLETPSPLNPLGVKGAGEGGTIPAAAAIISAMENALAEYGVSFTHSPLVPEQVWSQLRNAEAGQVQA from the coding sequence ATGGCGGTGCTGCGCAGCCCACACGCGCACGCTCGGATCGTGAGTATCGATACGGCTGGAGCGCGCGCGCTGCCCGGCGTGCACCTTGTGCACACGGAAGCCGATCTGCCTGAATCGGCACGGCAGCCCATGCCCATCCTGGTGCCCAACCCCGCGATTCGTCAGCTCCGCGCGCAGCGCGTGCTCGCACAAGGCGAGGTCTGTGCTGTGGGCGACCCCATCGCGTTCGTCGTGGCCGAGAACCGCTACATCGCCGAGGACGCGTGCGAGCGCATTGAGGTTGCGTACGAAGAGCTGCCCGTGGCGGCCAATGCCCTGGACGCACTGAAGGCCGGCGCGCCAACTGCGCATCTGGATGCGCCAGACAACCTTGCTGCACACGTGACGATGGGCTTCGGCGACGTGGCCGCCGCGTTCGAAGGCCCGTGCATCTCTGTAAAGGAGACGTTTTGGCAGAACCGCGGGTCCGCGCATCCCATGGAGACTCGAGGATACCTGGCCGAGCTTCATCCATCCACGGACGAACTGACAGTGTGGTCGTCGGGCCAGGCCCCACACCTCGAGAAGAAGAGCCTGGTGGAGCTGCTGGCTTGGAATCCTGAAAAGCTCCGCGTGGTTATGAATGACGTTGGCGGTGGCTTCGGGCCCAAGGCCATGTTCTACCCTGAGGAGGCGATGGTGTGCGTCGCCGCCTGCGCGCTGCAGCGCCCGGTGAAGTGGATAGAAGACCGGCGCGAACACTTCCTGACAGCCACACAGGAGCGCGATCAGTGGTGGACCATTGAAATGGGATTCGAGAGCGACGGGCGCATCCGCGGCGTGCGGCTGGAGATGGTGCACGACAACGGCGCGTGGCTGCCCTGGGGAATCATCATGCCGTGGATCTCGGTGACCACGACCCCTGGCCCGTACCAGGTGCCTGCGATGTCAGTGGACCTCAAGGTGGTGTTCACGAACAAGGGTCCTACAAGCCCGGTGCGCGGCGCTGGCCGGCCGCAGGCCGTGTTCGCGATGGAGCGCATCCTCGACTTGGGAGCGCGGCGCCTGGGATTGGACCGCGCGGAGCTGAGGCGGCGCAATTTCATCCAACCGGAGCAGATGCCGTACGAGGTTGGCTTCATCTACCGCGACGGCAAGCCGATGCGTTACGACAGCGGCGAATATCCGGCCACTCAGGCGGCGGCAATGGAGCGCGCCGGCTATGCCGGCTTCGCGGAACGCCAGCGCAAGGCGCGGCAGGAAGGCCGCTTCATCGGCATCGGCCTCGCCAATTACGTCGAAGGAACGGGCCTCGGGCCTTTCGAGGGCGCGACCGTGCGCGTGCAGCAGAATGGTCGCGTGGCCGTGCTGACGGGCGCATCGCCGCAAGGGCAGGGACATAAGACCACCTTCGCGCAGATCTGCGCGGATCAGTTGAACCTTCCGCTAGAGCAGATCGACGTGGTCACCGCCGACACCGGCGCCGTCTCCATGGGCATCGGCACTTTCGCCAGCCGCATCACCGTAACTGCGGGCAACTCGGTCTACCTGGCATCGCGGACTGTGCGTGCGCGCATCCTAAGTTTGGCGGCATTCTTGATGGCCTGCGATGCGGCGCAACTGGAGCTTGCGAACGGCCAAGTCACGCTTATTGGCGACCCGTCGAAGGCAACAAGCCTGGCGGAGCTCGCACGCGTTTCACAGGGAATGCCAGGCTTCTCCATGCCCGACGGCATGATGGCGGGTCTGGAAGACACCCAGTACTTCTCGCCGGCACAGAGCACCTTCTGTAATGGGACGGCCGTCGTAGAACTCGAGGTGGACGCCGAGATCGGGCAGATCCGCATCCTCAACTACGTGATGGCCCACGATTGCGGGAACCTGATCAATCCCATGATCGTGGACGGCCAGATTCAGGGCGCCGTGGCGCACGGAATCGGCAATGCCACGCTCGAGTGGATGCAGTACGACGACAACGGCCAGCCACTCACCACCAACTTCGGCGAGTACCTGCTGCCCATGGCGACGGACGTGCCGCAGGTGCAGGCGGTGCATCTGGAAACGCCCAGCCCGCTGAACCCGCTGGGCGTAAAGGGTGCAGGCGAGGGCGGAACCATTCCCGCCGCGGCGGCCATCATCAGCGCGATGGAAAACGCATTGGCCGAATACGGCGTGAGCTTCACCCACTCTCCGCTGGTGCCAGAGCAGGTCTGGTCGCAACTGCGCAATGCCGAGGCCGGCCAGGTGCAGGCATGA
- a CDS encoding (2Fe-2S)-binding protein, with the protein MSVHTIRCEINGKPCELRTEGRRTLGDLLRHDAGLTGTHYGCEHGVCGACTILFDGRTARSCLTLAVQADGHAITTVEGMGNPDGSLSILQQAFHECHALQCGFCTPGMLATLTELLRDKPDPTEAEIRDALTGNLCRCTGYQPIVEAALLAAKRYREAKATASA; encoded by the coding sequence ATGAGCGTCCACACCATTCGTTGCGAGATCAACGGCAAGCCGTGCGAGCTGCGCACCGAAGGCCGGCGAACACTGGGCGACTTGCTGCGGCACGACGCGGGCCTGACCGGCACCCATTACGGCTGCGAGCATGGCGTCTGCGGCGCGTGCACCATCCTCTTCGATGGGCGTACCGCGCGGTCCTGCCTGACGCTTGCCGTCCAGGCCGATGGGCACGCCATCACCACCGTCGAAGGCATGGGCAATCCGGACGGCAGCCTGTCCATCCTGCAGCAGGCCTTCCACGAGTGCCACGCGTTGCAATGCGGCTTCTGCACGCCGGGCATGCTGGCCACTCTGACCGAACTGCTGCGCGACAAGCCCGACCCCACCGAAGCGGAGATTCGCGATGCGCTCACCGGCAACCTGTGCCGTTGCACGGGGTACCAGCCCATCGTTGAAGCCGCGCTGCTGGCCGCCAAGCGCTACCGCGAGGCCAAGGCCACCGCTTCGGCTTAA
- a CDS encoding FAD binding domain-containing protein, giving the protein MKPCNFEYHAPRTVDEAIQLASTLENSKLLAGGQTLMPMLNFRFAQPDHVIDLNNIRELQGIAVSGNTLRIGAMTRQRDIQQSAEVRAAAPLIPEAYTFVSHPQIRNRGTLGGSLCHLDPASEQPCFLAAQGASLHVQGPSGRRSVPIADWTLAYMTPQIEPEEILVHIECDLWPKGHGWAFTEFARRQGDYAIVGVAALAACDDRRRISAISVALCGLAAGPVRLHGFEEQAVGQPADDAIIGASEAAARAVEAMADAHVSSDYRQHLAGVLAGRAVRTAFQRMSHAEKA; this is encoded by the coding sequence GTGAAACCCTGCAATTTCGAATACCACGCACCTCGCACGGTCGATGAGGCCATACAGCTCGCCTCGACCCTCGAGAACTCGAAGCTACTCGCAGGCGGGCAGACGCTGATGCCGATGCTCAACTTCCGCTTCGCGCAGCCCGACCACGTGATCGACCTGAACAACATCCGCGAGCTGCAGGGCATAGCCGTGTCCGGCAACACTTTGCGTATCGGTGCAATGACACGCCAGCGGGACATCCAGCAGTCAGCCGAAGTGAGGGCCGCCGCGCCGCTGATCCCCGAGGCCTACACCTTCGTAAGCCATCCGCAGATCCGCAACCGCGGCACCCTGGGTGGCAGCCTGTGCCACCTGGACCCGGCGTCCGAGCAGCCTTGCTTTCTGGCAGCGCAGGGCGCGAGCCTGCACGTGCAAGGACCCTCGGGGCGGCGATCGGTGCCCATCGCCGACTGGACGCTTGCCTACATGACGCCGCAGATCGAACCCGAGGAGATTCTTGTGCACATCGAATGCGACTTGTGGCCCAAGGGGCACGGCTGGGCTTTCACCGAGTTCGCGCGGCGGCAGGGCGACTACGCCATCGTCGGAGTCGCGGCCCTGGCTGCGTGTGACGACCGGCGGCGCATTTCAGCGATCTCCGTCGCGCTGTGCGGCTTGGCGGCCGGCCCGGTGCGGCTGCACGGCTTCGAAGAGCAGGCCGTGGGCCAGCCGGCGGACGACGCGATCATTGGCGCGTCCGAAGCGGCCGCCCGTGCGGTTGAGGCTATGGCTGACGCGCATGTGTCTTCCGACTATCGACAGCACCTGGCTGGCGTGCTCGCCGGGCGAGCGGTGCGCACCGCATTCCAACGCATGTCGCACGCGGAGAAGGCATGA
- a CDS encoding SRPBCC family protein, producing MALTICSSFSLDAPKEEAWRLLTDIERAAPCFPGAQLLNRNEDGSWKANFVVKLGPMSFSFAGRFLITEADAERGHLMIKAQGSDTKGRGGANATVDVELSGGDSRTEVNLTSTVDLSGAVAQFGRGAGMIEALSRQLVDQFAINLRRALPARGTATANVASPGVSAAQSLDGTALLGNAMLAAFKAWLRRLFGRHDSPRSN from the coding sequence ATGGCATTGACGATCTGCTCATCCTTCTCTCTCGATGCACCCAAAGAAGAGGCATGGCGCCTGTTGACAGACATCGAACGGGCCGCGCCCTGCTTTCCGGGCGCCCAGCTGTTGAACCGCAACGAGGACGGCTCTTGGAAGGCCAACTTCGTCGTGAAGCTCGGCCCCATGTCGTTCAGCTTTGCGGGGCGCTTCCTGATCACCGAAGCCGACGCCGAGCGCGGCCATCTGATGATCAAGGCGCAAGGCTCCGACACCAAAGGGCGGGGCGGCGCGAATGCGACGGTGGACGTCGAGCTTTCGGGCGGCGACTCACGCACGGAGGTCAACCTGACCTCGACGGTCGATCTCTCCGGCGCTGTCGCGCAGTTCGGGCGCGGCGCCGGGATGATCGAAGCGCTTTCGCGCCAGCTCGTCGACCAATTCGCGATAAACCTGCGGCGTGCGCTGCCGGCGCGTGGCACGGCCACTGCCAATGTGGCGTCGCCCGGCGTCTCGGCCGCGCAATCGCTTGACGGCACAGCACTGCTTGGCAACGCGATGCTCGCGGCCTTCAAGGCCTGGCTCCGCCGGCTGTTCGGCCGCCACGATTCGCCGCGTTCGAACTGA
- a CDS encoding LysR family transcriptional regulator, which produces MKRKIPSTVALCLFEAAARHESFARAAAEVFLTESAVSRQIAVLEQYLGVKLFSRVKKQVILTDAGRLYSRNIRGSLDEIEMHTKSLIESKGAGGVLELAVIPTFASRWLLPRLNDFLAKHPDITVNLSEKADPFSFHGTNFDAALHFDDPVWDSAEKVQLFEEEVVPVLSPQHFELAKFRTAPRLLALPLLHKRTRPEAWQRWFQAAGCSATVSAPAMRFELYAMVIDAARAGLGVGLVPRFYVQEDIERGVLAIPMDVSLKHEKRYCFVYPEHKRDSPVVQAFSRWVSGMAMEFSAVARPVQKSRRQA; this is translated from the coding sequence ATGAAACGCAAGATCCCCAGCACCGTTGCCCTATGTCTTTTCGAAGCGGCCGCGCGCCACGAGAGTTTTGCGCGCGCCGCGGCGGAGGTATTTCTGACGGAGAGCGCGGTGAGCCGGCAGATCGCGGTGCTCGAGCAGTATCTTGGCGTGAAGCTGTTCAGCCGCGTGAAGAAGCAGGTCATCCTCACCGATGCGGGCCGCCTGTACAGCCGCAATATCCGCGGCAGCCTGGACGAGATCGAGATGCACACCAAGTCGCTGATCGAATCCAAAGGGGCCGGCGGCGTGCTGGAGCTGGCCGTCATCCCCACGTTCGCCAGCCGCTGGCTGCTGCCGAGGCTCAACGACTTCCTGGCGAAGCATCCGGACATTACGGTCAATCTGTCCGAAAAGGCAGACCCCTTTAGCTTTCACGGTACCAACTTCGATGCCGCACTGCATTTCGACGACCCGGTGTGGGATAGTGCGGAGAAGGTGCAGCTGTTCGAGGAAGAAGTGGTGCCGGTGCTGAGCCCGCAGCACTTCGAACTGGCCAAGTTCAGAACCGCCCCCAGGCTGCTGGCCCTCCCGCTGCTGCACAAGCGCACCCGGCCTGAAGCCTGGCAACGCTGGTTCCAAGCCGCGGGTTGTTCCGCCACCGTGTCGGCGCCGGCCATGCGTTTCGAGCTCTACGCCATGGTCATCGATGCGGCGCGCGCAGGCCTCGGCGTGGGACTGGTGCCGCGGTTCTATGTGCAGGAGGACATCGAACGCGGGGTGCTGGCGATTCCCATGGACGTGAGCCTGAAACACGAAAAGCGCTACTGCTTCGTTTATCCCGAGCACAAACGCGACTCCCCTGTGGTCCAGGCGTTCAGCCGCTGGGTCTCCGGCATGGCCATGGAGTTCAGCGCCGTAGCCAGGCCGGTGCAGAAATCCCGAAGACAGGCGTGA
- a CDS encoding Bug family tripartite tricarboxylate transporter substrate binding protein has product MISDTTFISSRQTGPLVAHRWLRRTLAVAVGMALASGSFAAQPTWTPPGTVHLVVPYAPGGGTDVLARMVANQIGSSLGQPLIVENRPGVNGILGANYVFAAPPNGTTLLFAAADFISVSPHIYKKVIKFDPNGFKPVALVGKMGFVLASRSSNEVKNVAEFITQAKSREISYAHWGPGSMAQMGMELLRTKVEGTKALPVPYAGAAPVMAAVMAGDVEYGFVPTPLAMGSRSKIKLLASGSPERFAGLSDVPTLAELGYKVDADTWFGVLAPPNTPQPVIDALQAQVDKVVKDPAFRARLAEIGYTPSNIEPAAFGAFVHAENTRWGAVVKAANITVDE; this is encoded by the coding sequence ATGATTTCTGACACCACATTCATTTCCTCCCGTCAGACCGGGCCGCTAGTGGCCCACCGCTGGCTCCGGCGCACGCTGGCCGTGGCGGTCGGCATGGCGCTCGCTTCGGGCAGCTTCGCCGCCCAGCCGACCTGGACCCCGCCGGGCACGGTGCACCTCGTCGTGCCTTATGCACCGGGTGGCGGCACCGACGTGTTGGCCCGCATGGTGGCCAACCAGATCGGCAGTTCGCTGGGCCAACCCCTGATCGTGGAGAACCGGCCCGGGGTGAATGGCATTCTGGGCGCCAACTACGTGTTTGCGGCGCCACCGAATGGCACCACGCTGCTGTTCGCCGCGGCGGACTTCATCTCGGTCTCTCCCCACATCTACAAGAAGGTCATCAAGTTCGATCCGAACGGGTTCAAGCCGGTGGCGCTGGTCGGCAAGATGGGTTTTGTGCTGGCATCGAGATCGTCCAACGAGGTCAAGAACGTGGCGGAGTTCATCACCCAGGCCAAGTCGCGCGAGATCAGCTACGCGCACTGGGGGCCGGGCAGCATGGCGCAGATGGGCATGGAGCTGCTGCGCACCAAGGTCGAGGGCACGAAGGCCCTGCCAGTACCGTACGCGGGGGCCGCGCCGGTGATGGCCGCGGTGATGGCGGGCGACGTTGAATACGGCTTCGTGCCGACCCCGTTGGCCATGGGTAGCCGCTCCAAGATCAAGCTGCTGGCCTCGGGTTCGCCGGAGCGGTTTGCGGGTTTGAGCGATGTGCCCACACTCGCCGAGCTGGGCTACAAGGTTGATGCCGACACCTGGTTCGGTGTGCTCGCGCCGCCGAATACGCCACAGCCCGTCATCGACGCGCTGCAGGCCCAGGTCGACAAGGTGGTGAAGGACCCGGCGTTCCGTGCCCGCTTGGCAGAGATCGGCTACACCCCGTCCAACATCGAGCCCGCCGCGTTTGGCGCCTTCGTGCATGCGGAGAACACGCGCTGGGGCGCGGTGGTCAAGGCGGCGAACATCACGGTGGACGAATAG
- the tcuA gene encoding FAD-dependent tricarballylate dehydrogenase TcuA has translation MSENNQVPEHCDVLVIGCGVSGLSAAVAAGAAGASVIVLERATPDEFGGNTRWTESYFRMKDEDSVSDDFEELLVANAGHHLDPNIIQHAASAYEDWPPYVKAHGMPDPELISTLAAGAGPTVQWLKTFGVRFAALPTYFVTAAAPRLMPVGGGLALIEALRDEAVRTGVEIRYETTAQALLRDDGQGQVVVDTYGSDGRLRRIQALSVVLATGGFEGNPEMLTRYIGPEARYLRPVARGGYYNKGEGIRMALDAGAAPAGDFGSYHAEPMDPRSAQVEPLVMSFSYGILVNREGRRFVDEAPGPIDVHYDHISRAIKNQPDGIAYMVYDQRIHDVPNWKKGIRTDQPPLQAGTLRELAVACGISESGLQGTVDAFNAACGQGEFSPLKVDGLGTTGIEPRKSNWARPIEQGPFCAYPVMSGVCFTYGGVKTNRLAQVIDNDGRPIRGLYAAGEAAGLYYQVYTGATSVLRGAVFGKIAGEHAALRAMPP, from the coding sequence ATGAGCGAAAACAATCAAGTCCCGGAACATTGCGACGTGCTCGTCATCGGGTGCGGCGTCTCTGGCTTGAGCGCGGCGGTGGCCGCGGGGGCTGCCGGTGCATCGGTGATCGTGCTGGAGCGAGCGACACCCGACGAATTCGGCGGCAACACGCGTTGGACCGAGTCCTATTTCCGGATGAAGGACGAAGATTCCGTCAGCGACGATTTCGAGGAACTGCTGGTGGCCAATGCCGGCCACCACCTCGACCCGAACATCATCCAGCATGCTGCTTCGGCCTACGAAGACTGGCCGCCCTACGTCAAGGCGCACGGCATGCCGGACCCGGAGCTGATTTCCACGCTGGCCGCCGGCGCCGGCCCGACCGTGCAGTGGCTCAAGACCTTCGGCGTGCGTTTCGCGGCGCTGCCGACCTATTTCGTCACGGCGGCGGCACCGCGGCTGATGCCCGTCGGCGGGGGCCTGGCGCTGATCGAGGCGCTGCGCGACGAAGCCGTGCGCACTGGCGTCGAGATCCGGTACGAGACCACGGCCCAGGCGCTTCTGCGCGACGATGGCCAGGGCCAGGTCGTGGTGGACACCTATGGCTCGGACGGGCGCTTGCGCCGCATCCAGGCATTGTCGGTGGTGCTGGCCACCGGCGGCTTCGAAGGCAACCCGGAAATGCTCACCCGCTACATCGGCCCGGAGGCGCGGTACCTGCGCCCTGTGGCCCGCGGCGGCTACTACAACAAGGGTGAAGGCATTCGCATGGCGCTCGATGCCGGTGCGGCTCCGGCCGGTGATTTCGGCTCGTACCACGCCGAGCCGATGGACCCGCGTTCGGCGCAGGTCGAGCCCCTGGTCATGAGTTTTTCGTACGGGATCCTGGTTAATCGCGAGGGGCGGCGTTTCGTCGACGAGGCGCCGGGCCCGATCGACGTTCACTACGACCACATCTCGCGTGCGATCAAGAACCAGCCCGATGGCATCGCCTATATGGTCTACGACCAGCGCATCCACGATGTGCCGAACTGGAAGAAGGGCATCCGCACCGACCAGCCACCGCTTCAGGCTGGCACGCTGCGCGAGCTAGCGGTGGCCTGCGGCATTTCCGAATCGGGCCTGCAGGGAACCGTCGATGCCTTCAACGCGGCCTGTGGCCAAGGCGAGTTTTCTCCTCTGAAGGTCGACGGCCTCGGCACCACCGGTATCGAGCCCCGCAAATCGAATTGGGCGCGACCCATTGAACAAGGGCCGTTCTGCGCCTATCCGGTGATGTCGGGCGTCTGCTTCACCTACGGCGGGGTGAAGACCAACCGGCTCGCCCAGGTGATCGACAACGACGGCCGTCCGATTCGTGGCCTGTACGCAGCGGGCGAGGCGGCGGGGTTGTATTACCAGGTCTACACCGGCGCTACTTCGGTACTGCGGGGGGCCGTTTTCGGAAAGATCGCTGGTGAACACGCCGCGCTTCGGGCCATGCCGCCCTGA